The Halostagnicola kamekurae sequence GCCCTGCCCGAAGGCGACCAGTGCGTACAGCCCGACGAAGCCGGCGCCGATGTACGCGACGAACATGAACAGCTGGGCGACCAATGCCGCGAGGCGGATGTTCTTTACCTCGTCGATCCCCATGAACCGCACCATCACGTGCGGGTTTCCGGGAATCCCGAGCCCGATAGCGGCGTAGCTGATGATCCCGAAGATGGCGGCCCAACCCGTCATCCCGGCCGTGACGCTCGTGAACGAACTCCCGACGGACTCGAGCTCACTGAACGGGAGCCCGTAGTTGGTAAACGCGATGATCGGCAGGATGATGAACGCAATCAGGATGATCGCGCCCTGTACGTAGTCGGACCACGCGACGGCGAAGTAGCCGCCGAGCATGGTGTAACCGACGACGATGACGCCGCCGCCGAGGATCCCGACCACCGACGAAACGCCGGTGAGAACCTCGAGCAGCGTCCCGGCGGCGACGATCTGTGCGCCCACGTATCCTCCCTCGAAGATCATCAGGACGATCGCGGAGACGCCTTTGACGTACCCGGTATCGTCCTGTAGCCGCGTCTCGAAAAAGGTCGGCAGCGTGACCGCCTTCACGATCTCCGTGTACTTCCGGAGACGTTTTGCGATCCCGGCCCACGCGAACAGGTCAGCGGGAATCATTCCGAGCCCGTTGTAGAAGGCCATCACACCGGTTCCGAATGCATCGCTCGGAACGCCGAGCGTGAGCCACCCGCTCATCTCGGAGGCGCGTTCGGAGAAACCCGTGACGACCGGGCCGATGCTTCGCCCGCCGATGACGTAGTCGTCGACCGAGTCCATGAGTCGGGAGGAATAGAGCCCGATCCCGAGGAGGACGAGGAGATACACCGCGAACGTCCCGAGAACCCAGATTCCGGCCGAGCCGGCGAGTCCCTCACTGACCATGGTTCGTTTCCTCGTAGCGGTTACGTATCTTCTTTTCCCGTTTCCCTTCCCACACGTAGTATACGCCGAGCATCACGAGATACACGGCGAAGGGTCCGAATAGCCAGACTAATTCAACCGAGCCACTCTCAGGCATACAGGTGTGTGCTTACCACCCACACATAAACGTACCGAATTTGCCCCTTTTTTGGTGGCGAATTAGTCGTCTCGAGGAGAGTGCTGCTGCTGTCGTCCCGCAGTGAGATCGTTTCCAGCGGTCGATCGCGGCTCACCACGAGGTGCTTCCGTCGAGTCGGGCAACTCTCGGGAAGCGTGTCTCGAGTCGGAACCGACAAACGCGTCTCGCGCGCGGTGGAGCAAAACCGGGTCAGTCAGACGCCGACGACTGCCCGAAGCGCGAACAAGGCGTTTTCCTTTCGCTCGCGGATCCGACGGTAGAAGTACTGCATCCACTTGTCGCCGTAGGGGATGTACTGATTGACCTCGTAGCCCTTCGTGGCGAGGTCTCGCTGGGCGTCCTCGCGAACGCCCATGAGCATCTGAATCTCGAAAGGAGTGTCGTGTTCCTTGTGAAGGTCGATCGCAGTCTCGAGCATCGTCAGATCGTGGCTTCCGACCGCGATACCCTGATCGAACTCCCGGAACAGGAACTCGAGATGCTCGATATACGCCTCGTTGACGGCTTCTTTCTGCTTGTAGGCGACCGAGGACGGCTCGTCGTAGGCTCCTTTAACCAGTCGGACCGCCGCGGGAACGTCGGCGAGGCGGCGCAGGTCGTCGCCCGTGCGTTTGAGGTTCGCCTGAATGGCGACGCCAACGCCGTGGGGATGGTCCTGGACCGTCGATTCGACGGCGTCTAAGGTCGTGTCAGTCGTCGTGTGATCCTCCATATCACACCAGACGAAGATGTCTTCGTCGGCCGCGACATCGACGATCCGTTCGAAGTTCTCCGTGAAGACCTCGGGGCCGACGTCGATCCCGATCTGGGACGGTTTGACAGAGATGGACCCATTCAGCTCGCGAGAAGCCAGTTCGGAAACGAGACGGCAGTACTCGTCTGCGTCCGCGTCCGCGGGCTCGCGGTCGTGATAGTGTTCGCCGAGGAGGTTGACGATGCCACCCATCCCCGACTCGTTACAGTCGGAGACGTGATCCAGCGTGCCGGACACGGTCGTTCCGGCGACGAATCGGCTCGCGATCGGGGGGATCATATCGTGTCGGTGGCACCCAACCCTCCTAAATCGATACCCGACCAAAAGATTCAGTGGGAAGATCTCGGAATTAATATTGGGAGCCGATCAGGGCTCGTCCGGGTTGAGCAGTTTCGCTTCGGCTTTCCGGAGGTGCTCGAGCAGCGTCGTTTTCGAGACGCCAAGTTCGTCAGCGAGTTCGCGCGTGTCGATCTCGCGCGGCCACGCGTAGTAGTTGCGCTCGCAGGCGAGTTCGAACGCGTCCCGTTGGCGGGGCGTCAGCCGATCGAGTCGGTCCGGCGTTCCCGACGAGTCGCCCGCCGGTGAGGCGATTTTGCTGATCGAGATCTCGGCATCGGTCTCGGCTCGGATGCTCTCGAGTCGGCTCTGAATCTCGGGGCGACCGTCGGCGACGAAGACCGGCCAGTGCTCGAGCCCGCGTTCGACGCGCACCGACGCGTCGTGAATGAAGCCGTGCGAGACGAGCGTGTCACTGATACTGTGTTCCGGCTCGTACTCGACGAAGAGTTCACGGGTCGCGTTCCCGGGATCCGGTGCCCCGCTGGTCGGGCGCTGGCCGAGTTCGACCGTCGAGTGTGTCAGCGGCGACTCGTTCGCGAATTCGACGAACTCGTCGAGTTGCGCCGTCGTGTCCGCGTAGACGGTGAAGTGGCCCTTGACCGTTTCCTCGACGGTTCGGTGGACGGTGTGGACGAGCAGTCCGGCATCGACTGCCTCGGTCGCCTGTAACCCCCAGCAGTCGGGATGCCAAATCTCGAGCGCGAGTCGCGTACCGTCTGTCCCCGTCGTCGTCGCCGTGGAACTCGTGCTGCTCATGTGTCGGTTCTGTTCGTCCGTTTCGGTGTGAGCAACATAAACATACTGAATACAGACACCGTGGACCCCGATCGAGTCGGTCCCGACCATGGGAGGCGGTGGTTATTCCCTGCCGATCCGTCACTGATACGGTATGAGTCAGCAGACGACAGCCCAGCCGAACCGTCACTACATCGACGGCGAGTGGACCGATGGCGAGGGCAACGAGACGTTCGAGAGCGAGAACCCTGCAACCGGCGACACGCTGCGGACTTTCCACCGCGGAACCGAGGCCGACGTCGACGCGGCACTCGAGTCCGCCGAACGCGTCCAAGACGAGTGGGAGGAACTGTCCCATATCGACCGCGCGGAGTACCTCTGGGACATCTACCAGGAGCTTCGCGATCGGACGGACGAACTCGGCGAGATCGTCACGAAAGAGTGCGGCAAGGAGATCTCCGAGGGGCGAGCCGATGTCGTCGAGGCCGCACACATGGTCGAGTGGGCTGCGGGCAACGCCCGCCATCCCCACGGCGACGTGGTCCCGTCAGAAATCGGAAGCAAGGACGCCTACATGCGCCGGAAACCGCGCGGCGTCGTCGGCTGTATCACTCCCTGGAACTTCCCCGTCGCGATCCCCTTTTGGCACATGGCCGTCTCGCTGGTCGAGGGCAACACCGTCGTCTGGAAGCCCGCCGAACAGACGCCGTGGTGCGGCCAGATCGTCGCCGAGATGTTCGAGGAGAGCGGGATTCCCGACGGCGTCTTCAACATGGTCCAGGGCTTTGGCGACGCCGGCGAAGCCATCGTCGAGGACTCGCGCGTCGACACGGTCCTCTTTACGGGCTCGGCGGAGGTCGGCCAGCAAGTCGGCCAGACCGTCGCAGAACAGCCCGGCAAACTCGCGGCCTGCGAGATGGGCGGCAAGAACGCCGTCGTCGTCACCGAGGAAGCCGACCTCGACACCGCCGTCCACTCGGCCGTGATGAGTTCGTTCAAGACGACCGGCCAGCGGTGTGTCTCCGCCGAGCGACTGATCGTCCACGAGAACGTCTACGACGAGTTTGTAGAACGCTTCGTCGACATCGCGGAGAACGTCGCAGTCGACGACCCGCTCGCTGAGGACACCTTCATGGGACCGCTGGTCGAAGGCGAGCACAAGGAGAAGGTCCTCGAGTACAACGAACTCGCCCGTAGCGAGGACGTCGATGTACTCGTCGACCGTGACGAACTGGGCGACGACGAGATTCCGGAGGGCCACGAGGACGGCCACTGGGTCGGCCCGTTCGTTTACGAGGCCGATCACGAGGCGGACCTCCGCTGTACGCAAGAGGAGGTCTTCGGCCCCCACGTCGCGCTCATGGAGTACTCCGGTGACATCGAGGACGCCGTCGAGATTCACAACGACACCGAGTACGGGCTCGCGGGCGCGATCATCTCCGAAGATTACCGCGAGATCAACTACTACCGCGACAACGCCGAGGTCGGACTCGCGTACGGCAACCTGCCGTGTATCGGCGCGGAGGTCCACCTGCCGTTCGGCGGCGTCAAGAAGTCCGGAAACGGTTACCCCAGCGGTCGCGAAGTGATAGAGGCCGTCACCGAGCGCACCGCCTGGACGCTGAACAACTCGAACGACATCGAAATGGCACAGGGTCTATCCGCGGACATCACGACCGACGATGACTGAACCTCACTGTCCGCTCTGTGGGCGACCGACTAACACGTCGGATGACTGGTGTCAACACTGCGGGCTGACGAGTCGCTGCGGCGCCGATTAGCGCCGAGCGGTTCGGTCGCCGACCGAGACGAAGACCGACCGCGAAGACCTGATCTGCTGTCGTCGACAGTGGGACGTTCCGAATGCGTGAACGATCCGGTGACCGGCTCCGAACTGGAGACGCGATCAACTGGTGCGCTCGATCGATCCGCCCGTACCCGTAGTCGGCCCGTTCACACGTTCCGAACGGAAGACCACTGACGGGAATCGCGGCTCGGTCATCGACGGCAATCGAACGGCCGTGGGAAACACTCGCATATATAAGTGGATGTTAGATGAACCGAATGGGGATTTCACAGGAAAATATTCGGGGTAATAAACCCGATATTCGATAGACATCACAGAATCGCGTTCACACATTCCGAACGCTTATGCGCAGACGACACGACACCCTCGAACCATGACGGACGATCGCCCTCGGCCGGTTAAGACGACACAAACGTCACTCGAACTCGTTCGCGCGGTCCGCGACAGTGACGGTGCCACGCTGAGCGAGCTGGCCAGCCGTCTCGAACTGGCGAAAAGCACCGTCCATAATCATCTCCACACGTTGGTCGACGAGGGATTTCTCGTCCGAGACGGCGATACCTACCACGTCGGTCTCCAGTTTCTCGTGTTCAGCGAGCACGCACGCGAACGGAACCCGTTGTACGCGACAGCGCGGCGACGCGTCTACTCCCTCGCCGAGAAAACCGGCCACGAGGCCGACTTCATCGTCGAGGAAAACGGCCGTGCGTACTCTCTCGAGTACTCGATCGGCGAGTCGACCCGACAGGGACTGTCGGAATCCAGTCCGTTCAGGGCGGGCAACCGATTCTACATGCACAACTGTGCCTCGGGAAAGGTCTTGCTGGCGTCGATGCCCGAATCGCGCGTCCGAGAGATCATCGATCGGTGGGGACTCCCGGCGACGACTGATGACACCGTCACCGACAAGTCAACTCTGTTCGACGAACTCGAGACGATCCGGCGCCGCGGATACGCAGTCAATGACGAGGAACTGATCGACGGGTATCGGTCCATCGGCGCGGCCGTCACGAGGCCCGACGGCGAGGTTGTCGGCGCATTCTCGATCGGCGGACCCGCGTATCGTATGGCCGTCGACGAGTCGACGACCGAGGAAATCGCACAACTGCTGATAGAGGAAATCAGTTCGCTCGAATCGGAACTGTTCCGGTAGATATTACAATACTATGTCTGTAATGGGATCTATGATTGATCGATAGTTTCTGTTGAGCCTGTCCCGTTCCGACGACGCGACCTCACCGAGTGGGCAATAATACACCTGCTATAAAGATAACAAATTAAATAGGATATTGGTGTCTGTGTAATAGTATTGCTCTCATTCTGAATACTATGTAGGAGGTGTTCCGTTATACTCATTCTGGCTATTTTATGGACTATTCGATTTGTGCGGATCAGAAGACCAGACTCAGGGAGGTTTGTTCGGTACTGACAACCACGTGTTCGCAACTATATAGACGGGGCGGGACGACATTTAGATCACAAGCAGTTTCGAGGAGATAGAAGCGTTTCATACTGCCCTGTTACTCGAACTCTGGATTCGAACGCCGACATCGAGGTACGTAACATATATGACTATTTGTGCAATTTATATTGCAATATTAATACAATACTATTCTACCGGTATAATATATGTATTTTTACTAATATTGGCATGTATAACAGCGATGTGATACGTATCCGGCCCGGTTCACAAGGCAAACCACGTAGAGATGTCTCTTTACGAAACGACACTGACTCGAAATCGGTTTAACGACCACTCCGTTTAGCGGGGTTCTCGATTGATTGAGTCGTTCGTAATCGTAACGCGAAAGACCGCTCGCTCGAACGAGTACACATGAGCGACGACGAGATCACGCGCCCGAGCGACGTCGGATCGGGCGACGCGCCGCCGGTCGAGGAAAAGCCCTACAAGATCGTTTTCGAGGCCAACAAGTGCTTCGGCGCGGGCAAGTGCGCCGAGGTCAGCGACAACTGGGAGATGTCCATCGCCTCGGGGATGGCCAAGCCCAACGAGTACTTCTTCGGCGAGGAGGACCTCGAGCACAACGTCCGCGCGGCGGAAATCTGTCCGGCGAAAAAAGACGACGGCTGTATCCACGTCGTGGATCGGCGGACCGACGAGGAGATCGCGCCCGATCCCCACGGCGACGGCACCCTGAGCGTCGACTGGTAGTCGGCGGTTGATTTCTTCTCGAGTGCACACCGAAACGCACATCCCAAGGCGGTTGCAACGAGCAAGTGCGTTTTGGGCGAGGGTAGCCAAGCAGGCCAACGGCGGTGGGCTTAAGACCCGCTCCCGTAGGGGTCCTTGGGTTCAAATCCCAACCCTCGCATTGCTGTCGCGAGTATCTCTCGAGCGACAGCAATCGTATTTGGATTTGAATGAGAGAAGTCGCAGCCGGACGTGAGCGAAGCGAACGTCCCGGACCGTCTCGGCGTAGTTCAAATCCCAACCCTCGAGTTACTGCCGCTCGAGCGAACAATCGGACCTAACCACGCCAGATAGCAACTCGAGTACCCACCAGCGCCGATATTGACGCTATCCAACTCGAGACGAACTCAGTTCTCGAGGCCCGCGTTTGGAAGGGCAAAGCCGGCGACGAGATACACGAGGGCGGCCACGACGAGCGCGCCCGGAATCCCGAGGACGATATCCATGTCGGTCATCCCCATGGCGAAGAAGAGGATTCCTGCGATGGAGAATCCGAACCCCGCTGCGAGCCGGTGGTACGCTCGAACCGGGCTCACGTCCCGGTCGTCGTGTTCCGCCTCGAGCCCCGCCGGTTGCATGAAGATCGGGAGGGTGTGATAGATGCCGAGACCGACGAGAAGTCCGGCGATCGGTCCAAACGCGGGGTTCTCGAGGACCATGTAACCGATGAGCGAGAAGATGAAGACGTCGCCGACGCCGACGACGACCGCGAGTCGCGTCGGTGTGAGCGGCGTTCCCTCAAAGGCGTCGTCGTCCGGTTCGAACGTGCCGGGCATACCGTTCAGTGTTCGAGACGAGAATTTATACTTTGTTGAATATTTCGAGCCGGTTCGGCCGACCTCGCGGACGAACGACGGGTGCGGTCGGATCCGTCGACGGACGCGTCGAACGCGCCGAACCGCTACTCGCCGGTCCGAAAGGAGAGGTCGAACGACGGCGCGGAGTGGGTGAGCGCCCCCATCGAAATCACGTCGACGCCCGTCGCGGCGTAGTCGGCGACCGTCTCGAGCGTGACTCCGCCGCTGGCTTCGGTGAGCACGCCGTCGTCGCCCTCGAGTTCCGAAATGGCTGTCTCGACTTCGGACGGTTCCATGTTGTCGAGCAGGACGACGTCCGCGCCGGCTTCGGCCGCTCGAGGCGCGTCCGCGACGGTCTCGACTTCGACCTCGATTTTCGTCGCGAACGAGACCCGGTCTCGAAAGTGCGCGACGGCGTCCTCGAGCCCCAGCTCCGCGATGTGGTTCTCCTTGACCATGACCATGTGCGAGAGGTCGAGCCGGTGGGTGTCGCCGCCGCCCGCGACGACGGCCCGTTTCTCGAGGCCCCGCAGTCCGGGCGTCGTCTTTCTGGTCGCCGCGACCCGAACGGCGTCGGATTCGACTCGTGCCCGCTCGAGCGCCGCTCGCGTTTTCGTCGCGATTCCAGATGCGTGGCCAGCGAGGTTGACGGCCACGCGTTCGCCCCGGAGAACGTCCCGTGCGGCTCCCTCGACGCGGAGGACGACTGCGCCGGCGTCGACGCGTGTCCCGGGATCTGCAGACTCGAGGACATCGACTCCGAGGTGTTCGAAGACCGAACGCGCGGCTTCGATGCCCGCGATGGTACCGGGTTCTTTCGCGACGAGCCGTCCCGTCGTCTCGCCGGGAACCTGATTAGTCACGTCGTGGTGACCGATGTCCTCGCGAAGCCAGCGGTCGATCTGCGTCTCTGTGATCATCTATTGAACCTCAGTCGTCTGCCGCCGCGTTTGCGTTCGGTTCGCTCCCGTCCTCGAGGTAATGACACCCCTTCGAGGTGGGATTCTCGCTCGCCGCGCGGGCGATCAACAGCGCCGTCACGCAGGCGTTTCGGAGCTCGTAGAGGTCTCGAGCGGTCCGGGTTCGGGTGTAGGCGTCGACCTCTCCCTTGAGTCGACGGAGTATCGCGCTCGCGCGTCCGATTTCGTCTCGATTCCGTCGCAAGCCGAGGT is a genomic window containing:
- a CDS encoding ferredoxin produces the protein MSDDEITRPSDVGSGDAPPVEEKPYKIVFEANKCFGAGKCAEVSDNWEMSIASGMAKPNEYFFGEEDLEHNVRAAEICPAKKDDGCIHVVDRRTDEEIAPDPHGDGTLSVDW
- the nadC gene encoding carboxylating nicotinate-nucleotide diphosphorylase; translation: MITETQIDRWLREDIGHHDVTNQVPGETTGRLVAKEPGTIAGIEAARSVFEHLGVDVLESADPGTRVDAGAVVLRVEGAARDVLRGERVAVNLAGHASGIATKTRAALERARVESDAVRVAATRKTTPGLRGLEKRAVVAGGGDTHRLDLSHMVMVKENHIAELGLEDAVAHFRDRVSFATKIEVEVETVADAPRAAEAGADVVLLDNMEPSEVETAISELEGDDGVLTEASGGVTLETVADYAATGVDVISMGALTHSAPSFDLSFRTGE
- a CDS encoding IclR family transcriptional regulator — its product is MTDDRPRPVKTTQTSLELVRAVRDSDGATLSELASRLELAKSTVHNHLHTLVDEGFLVRDGDTYHVGLQFLVFSEHARERNPLYATARRRVYSLAEKTGHEADFIVEENGRAYSLEYSIGESTRQGLSESSPFRAGNRFYMHNCASGKVLLASMPESRVREIIDRWGLPATTDDTVTDKSTLFDELETIRRRGYAVNDEELIDGYRSIGAAVTRPDGEVVGAFSIGGPAYRMAVDESTTEEIAQLLIEEISSLESELFR
- a CDS encoding helix-turn-helix domain-containing protein; the protein is MSSTSSTATTTGTDGTRLALEIWHPDCWGLQATEAVDAGLLVHTVHRTVEETVKGHFTVYADTTAQLDEFVEFANESPLTHSTVELGQRPTSGAPDPGNATRELFVEYEPEHSISDTLVSHGFIHDASVRVERGLEHWPVFVADGRPEIQSRLESIRAETDAEISISKIASPAGDSSGTPDRLDRLTPRQRDAFELACERNYYAWPREIDTRELADELGVSKTTLLEHLRKAEAKLLNPDEP
- a CDS encoding proline dehydrogenase family protein codes for the protein MIPPIASRFVAGTTVSGTLDHVSDCNESGMGGIVNLLGEHYHDREPADADADEYCRLVSELASRELNGSISVKPSQIGIDVGPEVFTENFERIVDVAADEDIFVWCDMEDHTTTDTTLDAVESTVQDHPHGVGVAIQANLKRTGDDLRRLADVPAAVRLVKGAYDEPSSVAYKQKEAVNEAYIEHLEFLFREFDQGIAVGSHDLTMLETAIDLHKEHDTPFEIQMLMGVREDAQRDLATKGYEVNQYIPYGDKWMQYFYRRIRERKENALFALRAVVGV
- a CDS encoding sodium/proline symporter; translation: MVSEGLAGSAGIWVLGTFAVYLLVLLGIGLYSSRLMDSVDDYVIGGRSIGPVVTGFSERASEMSGWLTLGVPSDAFGTGVMAFYNGLGMIPADLFAWAGIAKRLRKYTEIVKAVTLPTFFETRLQDDTGYVKGVSAIVLMIFEGGYVGAQIVAAGTLLEVLTGVSSVVGILGGGVIVVGYTMLGGYFAVAWSDYVQGAIILIAFIILPIIAFTNYGLPFSELESVGSSFTSVTAGMTGWAAIFGIISYAAIGLGIPGNPHVMVRFMGIDEVKNIRLAALVAQLFMFVAYIGAGFVGLYALVAFGQGGIEDPNNVMPLLTLEFFPGAIAGIILAAALAAMMSSADSQLLVATSAIVEDVYHGYVNPDASQETLVRYSQYVTLGLGAASIAFAFLAQNTPIYTLVLDYAWGGLGAAIGPTLIAAVWWKRVTATGSVASMIVGTTTMVLWTQLSTVLELTGLMGAVEGSAFLTGLIGVYGLFPAFILSTATLIVVSLLTTPPEDIDDHFESFNKPLSALSSADGPTGTPEYVTDGGRDVDPKAVTETDTIRAHVSASEYWDEGDE
- a CDS encoding aldehyde dehydrogenase family protein encodes the protein MSQQTTAQPNRHYIDGEWTDGEGNETFESENPATGDTLRTFHRGTEADVDAALESAERVQDEWEELSHIDRAEYLWDIYQELRDRTDELGEIVTKECGKEISEGRADVVEAAHMVEWAAGNARHPHGDVVPSEIGSKDAYMRRKPRGVVGCITPWNFPVAIPFWHMAVSLVEGNTVVWKPAEQTPWCGQIVAEMFEESGIPDGVFNMVQGFGDAGEAIVEDSRVDTVLFTGSAEVGQQVGQTVAEQPGKLAACEMGGKNAVVVTEEADLDTAVHSAVMSSFKTTGQRCVSAERLIVHENVYDEFVERFVDIAENVAVDDPLAEDTFMGPLVEGEHKEKVLEYNELARSEDVDVLVDRDELGDDEIPEGHEDGHWVGPFVYEADHEADLRCTQEEVFGPHVALMEYSGDIEDAVEIHNDTEYGLAGAIISEDYREINYYRDNAEVGLAYGNLPCIGAEVHLPFGGVKKSGNGYPSGREVIEAVTERTAWTLNNSNDIEMAQGLSADITTDDD